Below is a genomic region from Staphylococcus carnosus.
TGCACAATAATCCCTTCTTTCAAACGTTTTTCAAATTTATATTGCTTATTTATTCTAAAACCATTCGTTTTATTATACAAGAATTACACACTTATAATTCAGAAAAACTGCGTTCTGACAACATTATTGCATAAAATGTAATTAAAGTATTATTTAAATATATTAGATTTTTCATTTTTTTGAAAGCTAATAAAATTTACCCCCTCATCCATACAAGCAAACAAGCATAGAAATTATAATTATTTTCAGCTTTAATTATTTTTGGTAAAATCAATATGTTTAAAAAACGTTGAAATCAGGTGAAGATAAATGCGTCATTTTACACGCGTCATATTGAAAAACATTTCACAGGTCATTTTATTAGAGAATAGCTGGACAGGATTATTTATTCTAATTGGTTTGTTTATAGGAAATTGGAAGGTAGGATTAGCAGCTTTGCTTTCTAGTATAATCGCTTATTTCATTGCTCCTATTACCAATTACTCTAAAGAAGAAATTAATCAAGGGTTAGCGGGATTCAATCCTGTGTTAACTGGTGTTGCGCTGACTGTCTTTTTAGTACCTGGGTGGAAAAGCGTACTCATGACTTTACTTGCAGTTGTATTAACGATGCCTATTGGGGCAGCTTTCAGAGCGTTGTTAAATCGTTTTGATTTACCGATGCTAACGATGCCGTATGTATTTATCAGTTGGATGTTTTTATTTATGTCTTTCCAATTTGAATATGTAAATGCTGGCGTCAATATATTGCCGTCAGTAGTGAAGGAAATTCAGTTTTCACACCATACCATTAATAGCTTATTAAGCTTTTTGGATGGATTCAGTGAAATCTTCTTGGTTAAAAGTGCAATAGGCGGTTTAATTATTTTAATTGGTATCTTTATTGCATCACGTAAAGCAGGAGTATTTTCAATCATCGCAAATATCGTCGGTGTCTTTGTAGTTATGATATTTGGTGCCAATCATGATGAAATTAATGCAGGATTATATGGCTATAATGTCATCTTAGTCATATTAGCACTGGGTGTGACGTTTAAAGAGGCATCAGTATTTAATAAATATGTGAGTATGCTGTTTGGTATTATTATTACTGTTGTGATGCATGCAGGTTTAGTAACATGGTTAAAACCATTCGGATTACCTGTATTTACCTTACCATTCATTGTAGCAACATGGATTATGCTGCTTGCTGGCAAAAAAGTTGAAACAACTGAAAAAGCTGAAGAAGAGGCCTACCCAGAAAATAAATAGTTTCATTGAACTGAAACAAAACAAAGAGCGGACGGAACAATTTTCATGTTCCATCCGCTCTATTTTGTTTATTTCATAAATTTTTCTTTTAAGTCTTTACGCATATAATCTAAAGTATAAGGATCGTTGAACCAATATGTTTTTGCATCAACATTGATCACATGGTGATCTTTGACTGCTGGCAAGTTTTTCCATAAGTTTGTTTGAGTGTATGAAGGTTCTGCTTTGCCGTCACGTGTTGAAACAATATAATCACCTGCATATTCAGGGATTTTTTCTTGTTTTACTTCAGCCCAACCATCTTTTTTCACAAGTTCTTCTTGTTTAGCTGGCATTTTCAATCCGAAAGCTTGATAGATAACTTCGCCGCCGCGGCCCCAGTTTGGTCCGTAAGTATAAAGCTTTTTATCAAACTCATCTAATAATGATACAGTTGAATCTTTACCGATTTTATCTTTGATTTCTTTGCCGTCTTTAGAAGTTTCTTTTTTCCAATCTTCTGTCCATTTTTTCGCTTTATCTTCTTTACCTAATAACTTACCTAATTCAAGTTGTTGATCAAGGTATTTATGTTTTGCATAGTCGAACACAACAGTAGGGGCAACTTTTTGGTATTTTTTAATGTTTTTATCAGTTGAATATACAATAATTAAGTCTGGCTTTTGTTTGATAACTTTTTCGACATCTTCACTGCCAGTGGCACCGATTTTTTCAACGCCTTTAAATTTATCTTTTAAAACTTTACTGTCGTCTACTTGGCTGTTTACTGCAACAACATTACCACCTAATTTTTTAATACCGCCTGCATATGTAGGTGCTACAACAGCAATACGTTTAGGGTCTTTTGGCACATCTATTTTTTTACCGTTGTCCATAGTATATGAACGTGTTTCTTTCTTAGAATCTTTTTGATCTCCCGACTTATTGCCGCATGCTGCTAGCACAAGTACTAAGATAATCATTGGGATAAGCAGTTTCTTCATTTATAATTTTCCTCCTAATTGAAAACGATTATCATTTATTCTCAATTATAAAGGCTTGTATTGAAATACACAACATTTTTTTAGAAAAATTGAGTTCCATTAGTTGTTTGTTTAAAAATAGTGAGGAATGAATACATATTAAAAGGGGTTGTAAATTGTATGCAAAAGAAAAACGCTATCTTCGATATTAAGAAGATAACGTTTTGTGACATGCTGGCGAATTGTTATTTAAAATAAATCTAATTCAGATTTAGCGATATTCGTATACGCTGCATCTTGCATAGGAGGGTTATGCAAGCCGGCACGCATATCGCGATAATAGCGTTGAAGCGGACGATCCATATCTAAACTTTTCGCACCGACAATACGCATCGCTATATCTACAACTTGTAATCCCTGATTCATTACAAGGACCTTGCTGGCAGATGTTTCATTCCAGACAGGAGCATCTGGTGATTCATTATAAATACGGGCTGTTGACCATAAGAAACCGCGTGCTGAAAGTAATAGAGATTCCATTTCACCGACAGATTGCTGAATTGTCGGTAAATCAGCGATGGTACCTTCGATACTGTTCGGACTATGTTCTTTTGCAAAGTCTTTTGCGTAGTCTGCTGCAGCTTGAGCAATACCTAAATAGACACTCGGAATATGGAGTATCCAGCCATTTGGACGTTTCGGTCCTTTGCCCATTACTTCAACAAAGTTTTCAGCAGGGATTCGCACATCTTTCAGTACTAAATCATGGCTTTCAGTCGCACGCATGCCTAGTTCATTCCAGGTTTCAGCAATTGATAATCCTGGCGTATCTTTTTCAACTAAAAAGAACCCGAAATCACCAGAAGTTTGATCATATCCGCTGACTAAGAAATGCGTCAATGCAGGACTCATAGAAGTGAAAGTTTTTACACCGTTTAAAATATAGTTGTCACCATCTTTTACTGCATGAGTGGAAGGTTTACCGCCTCGTGTTGGGCTGCCAGTTTCAGCTTCACTGACTGCGCGGTTGATGAGTGCACCATTTTTAATATCCTCTGCAAATTTTTCAAGAAGAGGTTTATCCCACATTTCGTGTTCATATAATTGTCCAACCACACTTAAATGCCATCCTATAGATAAAGCAGTCGCACCGTCGATTGAACCAAGATAGCTTTGTAGAATCACCATGTCTTCAATCGTTGCGCCTTCACCGCCATATTCTTTTGGTAAAGTTAATTTTGTATAACCTTCTTTTACAAGCCAATCAATATTTTCATAAGGAAATCTGCTTTCTAAATCATTCTTCTCTGAATAGGATTGGAATTGTTCTTTTACATCTTGAAGTTTTTTCAACCATTTACGTTGAATTTCTGTATGAATTAAACCTGATTCTAGCACCGTTTTTCCTCCTCGTTGTTTCTGAAGTATTAAGTTTAGTGTATCACTCGGATTAATAGCTTGAAAGCAATTTTAATTAATAAAGTTGCTTTCTATCAATCATCATAAAAATTCAGACACATTTAAGAGCTTTCTTTGATTGTATGGTTTAGTTTTGCAATTAAGTTAAAGAGACAATAAAATGGAAGTGTTGAAAAAATAGAACATCACGGAGGGCAAAAATGAAACCAGTATATTTTAACCATGATGGCGGTGTTGATGACCTTGTCTCATTATTCCTGCTTCTACAAATGGAAGAAGTCGATTTGATTGGTGTAAGTGCAATTGGTGCTGACAGTTATTTAGAACCAGCAGTCAGCGCATCTAGAAAAATTATAGACCGTTTTTCTAACAGAAAGTTAGCAGTCGCACCTTCATATGAAAGAGGAAAGAATCCTTTTCCTAAAGAATGGCGTATGCATGCATTTTTCGTAGATGCTTTACCGATTTTAAATGAAAGCAGAATAGAAAAGCGTTCTGCTGAATCTGATTTAGAAGCATATCAAGATATTATAGAGAAGGTAAATCAAAGCGCGCTTCCTGTAACGTTATTATTTACTGGACCTTTAACAGATTTGGCGAAAGCATTGAAGACTGAACCGAATCTCACACAAAATATTGAACGCTTAGTATGGATGGGCGGCACATTTTTAACTAAAGGTAACGTTGAGGAACCTGAACATGATGGTACTGCGGAATGGAATGCATTTTGGGATCCAGAAGCTGTGTATACTGTATTTGAAAGTGATATTAATATTGATATGGTTGCTTTAGAAAGTACCAATCAAGTTCCTTTGACAGTAGATGTTCGTCAGTATTGGGCTGATAGACGTCAGCATATCGGCGTAGACTTCTTGGGGGTATGTTATGCAGTGGTACCGCCTTTAACACACTTTATTACTAATTCAACTTATTTTTTATGGGATGTGTTAACCACCGCTTTTGTCGGAAAACCGGATTTAGTTAAATCTGAAGCCATGCAAGTAGAAGTAATTCCGCATGGTCCAAGTCAAGGACGCACGGTTAAAGTAATGGAAGGTGGACGTAGGGTTAATGTGGTAAATGATGTAGATCGAAATGCCTTTTTTGAATACATGACAAAGTTAGCAGAAAAGGTTGAAGGGTAGAGAAATAAAAATAACACACTTTTAATGTAAACTTTTAGTAAATTCAAGTTAACAATTATGGTATAATCTTTCTTGGATATATTTCAAGGAGGTTTATCATGACTACAAAACATATTACATTTACAGCAATTATGACTGCGATTATAGCTTTGCTTGGTTTAGTACCGCCGATTCCATTGCCATTTATGCCAGTACCTATTGTATTACAAAATATTGGTATTTTCTTAGCAGGTATTTTACTTGGTAAAAAATATGGTATAATCAGTGTCATTGTTTTTCTTATTTTAGCAGCATGCGGATTACCAGTTTTATCAGGAGGAAGAGGAGGAATTGGTCTTTTTGCAGGTCCATCTGCAGGATTCTTATTCTTGTATCCAGTTGTTGCATTCTTGATT
It encodes:
- the yut gene encoding urea transporter; this translates as MRHFTRVILKNISQVILLENSWTGLFILIGLFIGNWKVGLAALLSSIIAYFIAPITNYSKEEINQGLAGFNPVLTGVALTVFLVPGWKSVLMTLLAVVLTMPIGAAFRALLNRFDLPMLTMPYVFISWMFLFMSFQFEYVNAGVNILPSVVKEIQFSHHTINSLLSFLDGFSEIFLVKSAIGGLIILIGIFIASRKAGVFSIIANIVGVFVVMIFGANHDEINAGLYGYNVILVILALGVTFKEASVFNKYVSMLFGIIITVVMHAGLVTWLKPFGLPVFTLPFIVATWIMLLAGKKVETTEKAEEEAYPENK
- a CDS encoding ABC transporter substrate-binding protein, whose translation is MKKLLIPMIILVLVLAACGNKSGDQKDSKKETRSYTMDNGKKIDVPKDPKRIAVVAPTYAGGIKKLGGNVVAVNSQVDDSKVLKDKFKGVEKIGATGSEDVEKVIKQKPDLIIVYSTDKNIKKYQKVAPTVVFDYAKHKYLDQQLELGKLLGKEDKAKKWTEDWKKETSKDGKEIKDKIGKDSTVSLLDEFDKKLYTYGPNWGRGGEVIYQAFGLKMPAKQEELVKKDGWAEVKQEKIPEYAGDYIVSTRDGKAEPSYTQTNLWKNLPAVKDHHVINVDAKTYWFNDPYTLDYMRKDLKEKFMK
- a CDS encoding acyl-CoA dehydrogenase family protein, producing the protein MLESGLIHTEIQRKWLKKLQDVKEQFQSYSEKNDLESRFPYENIDWLVKEGYTKLTLPKEYGGEGATIEDMVILQSYLGSIDGATALSIGWHLSVVGQLYEHEMWDKPLLEKFAEDIKNGALINRAVSEAETGSPTRGGKPSTHAVKDGDNYILNGVKTFTSMSPALTHFLVSGYDQTSGDFGFFLVEKDTPGLSIAETWNELGMRATESHDLVLKDVRIPAENFVEVMGKGPKRPNGWILHIPSVYLGIAQAAADYAKDFAKEHSPNSIEGTIADLPTIQQSVGEMESLLLSARGFLWSTARIYNESPDAPVWNETSASKVLVMNQGLQVVDIAMRIVGAKSLDMDRPLQRYYRDMRAGLHNPPMQDAAYTNIAKSELDLF
- a CDS encoding nucleoside hydrolase — protein: MKPVYFNHDGGVDDLVSLFLLLQMEEVDLIGVSAIGADSYLEPAVSASRKIIDRFSNRKLAVAPSYERGKNPFPKEWRMHAFFVDALPILNESRIEKRSAESDLEAYQDIIEKVNQSALPVTLLFTGPLTDLAKALKTEPNLTQNIERLVWMGGTFLTKGNVEEPEHDGTAEWNAFWDPEAVYTVFESDINIDMVALESTNQVPLTVDVRQYWADRRQHIGVDFLGVCYAVVPPLTHFITNSTYFLWDVLTTAFVGKPDLVKSEAMQVEVIPHGPSQGRTVKVMEGGRRVNVVNDVDRNAFFEYMTKLAEKVEG
- a CDS encoding biotin transporter BioY, with protein sequence MTTKHITFTAIMTAIIALLGLVPPIPLPFMPVPIVLQNIGIFLAGILLGKKYGIISVIVFLILAACGLPVLSGGRGGIGLFAGPSAGFLFLYPVVAFLIGWYRDRTIERINFIKIFIPVIIAGVLLLDIAGTLIMGMITNMPLSKAFFLSFVFMPGDIVKAVIASLIGAALLNHTRFKQLIRF